The genomic DNA CCGGAGAGGTTTGGCCCATGATCCTGGTGATGCCCGATTGTTTCACCCGTTACGGCGGCAGCCAATACCTCAATTCCCCCGCTACCGGCCGCTACGAAGATCATTTGATTAATGAGTTACTACCATACATTGACCAACACTACCGCACCCAGGCCGAGCCTGGTTATCGCGCCATTGCCGGTAAATCCTCCGGCGGCTACGGCGCGCTGATCCAGGCCATGCGCCATCCCGATAGTTTCAGCGCCCTGGCCTGCCACAGCGGCGATATGTATTTTGAGTATTGTTACAAACCCGACTTCCCCAAATCCCTTAATGCCTTTGCCCGCCATAACATTGACTCTGCCGCGGCCCTGCGTAATTTTTTAGCCGGCTTTCAGCCCAAAATGTACCCCAAACCGGCTGATTTTTTTGACATCATCCAAATCGCGGCGATGTCGGCCTGCTACTCCCCCAATCCAGACTCCCCCTGCGGTTTTGATCTGCCCTTTGAATTCTACACCGGCCAACTTCGTCCCGAGGTGTGGCAACGCTGGCTGGCGCATGACCCTTTGAGCATGCTGGCGCAAAAAATTTATATTGACGCCCTGCGCCAGATGAAACTGATTTACCTTGATTGCGGAAACCACGACGAATACGCCCTGCACTATGGCGCCCGGCTCTTCAGCCAACGGCTCACTGCGCTCAACCTGCCCCATACCTACCAGGAATTCGACGGCGGCCACCGCCACATCCAATTCCGCTACGATGAATCGCTCAAAGCCATTTCCCAAGCCTTTGCCCGCCAACCATCGTTACCGCTGCCTTAAACCCAAAATGCCTCAACAGGAGGCGTTTTTTATTTCCTGGTTGTACTAACGGTCTATTTAACCTTGTTCTATTTTTTGATATGCTATACCTTAAGATGATTAAATTGGGCATGCCCTTTTCAAAATTACGGAGCCTGGCCGGGATACTCTTGGCCCTGACCCTTATCTTTTCCATTGCCCAACCTGCCGCCGCCCAAGAGCCGCTGTTCTCATTACGCCTATTGGCCTGGTCAACCGACGGCTCGTTTTTAATCGGCGCAACCCCCGGCCAGGTGGTCATCCTGCCCGACACCTCGACCCAACAGTTACAAACCCTCTGGCTGCTGCCCACCAATGGCCAGAAACCCCAACCCTTGGCCGTTGGATTTGCGCCTGCCCTCAGCCCGAACCGCCGCTTTGTCACCTTTACCCGCCTCGACGCCCAAAACCAGCCTGCTTTATGGGGCGTTAATCTCACCACCGGCGCGTTGCAAAAACTTAATCCTGATTCTTTATCTGCTGCTGCAGCCCCGGCCAGTGATCCGGCTGGGCAAATATCCATTTCGCGGGACGGTCAAAAACAAGCGATTGTGGTCGGTGAACTGGCTCAAGCAGAACTCTGGCTGGGTGAGACCGGCGGCCCGGCTCAATTGCGGCTGAAGGGTGAAAATGAGATCTTTAGCGACATCGCCTGGCGGCCCGATGGTCAGGCTCTGGCCCTCATCCGCACCCCTCTGGGCAGCGAAACCGATTCGGCCGGCGAACTATGGCGGCTGGACCTGCCGGACAATACTCTCACCCGCCTCAGCCAAAACAACGTGACCGACCGCTCTCCCCTTTGGAGCGCCGATGGGAGCAGCCTGGCAATTATTAGAAACGAACAGGTGGTAGTTGTGCCCGCCGCCGAGTTGATGGTTGAAGAATTTACCCTGGTCGAACAACTTCCCCCCATCCCCCTTCCTTTGGGCGTTACTGCCCAATTGACGCCGCCGGCCGCCATCAGAGTTATTCACCGCGCCGAAAACACCTGTCGCAGTGCTGTACCCGTCGGCCAAATTGACACCATCCCCTTTGAGGAGTATGTGCAGCGAGTTGTGCCGCACGAAGTGCCCTCTTACTGGCCTGCCGAAACCCTCAAAGCCCAGGCTGTAGCCGTCAGAACCTATGCCTGGGCCAAATACTTGCAAGACCCCGCCGCTGCTTACCACGTTACCGACTGGGTGAATCATCAATACATGTGCGACACTACCTCCCCCGCTACCAACCAGGCGGTTAATGATACAGCCGGCGAATACCTGGCCTACTACGGCAGCATGATCACCGCCATGTACAGCGCCGAAAATTCCAGCCCCACCAAAAGCAGCCTCTACGTTAACTATTTGCAAGCCATAGACGATCCGGTTTCATTTGGCAAAACGCGCTACGGTCACGGCTACGGCATGGGCCAATGGGGGGCGCAGCGTTGGGCCGCCCAACACAACTGGTCGTACCAGGCTATTTTGCGCCATTACTACTCAAACATCACCCTGGAAAAAGGGAACATCGGTTTCGCCGCCCCGCCAAATGTGGCTATTGTGGCCCCCTGGTCCAACCATTATCTCACCGGCAATAACCTCCGCCTCTTGGCCAATACCAGCGATGGGGATAACAGCATCACCCAGACCAACCTCTATCTCTCCACTCCAACCGGGACCAATCTGTTGGTCAGCGAGCCTGGCCCGGCCCAAAGCGTGGGTTACGTGCTCGATGTCTCAACCTGGGCCGAACAAACCCTGTTGAGCCAAACCCTGGTGCTCACCGCCGCAGCCGTTGACGCCACCGGCCGGCGCGCAGTCTCCCCAGAGGTGGTCATTGGGCTGGATCGGGTGACTCCCACCGGCCTGCTCACCACCTCCGCCACGCTCACCGGCACCACCATCATCACCGATTCTCCGGTACTCTCGTTAACGCTAACGGCCAACGACGACACCGCCGGGGTATCCGCCATATCAATGGGGCGATCTGACTGGGTTTGGGAAGGAGAAAACTTGACCCGGGAAGAGGTAGGCGGTTGGCCGGTTGGCCGGGTAATCAGCGACTCCCTGGCCCTCAATGGCTTGGCCATGCAGGCTACCGTTTCTGACAACCCGCCCGGCACCTGGTTCAGCTCTGAAATAACCCTTCCGGCGCCCAAGCAATACCGCGCTTATTTCAACCTAAAAGTTGGCGATCACACCACCCCGGCTGAAGTGGCCCGTCTGGAAATCATCAACAATGAAACCAATAATTTGATTGGGCTGCACCGCCTGCGCGGCACAGACTTTAGAGCCAGCAACGCCTACCAGGAATTTCACGTAGACTTTGATTACCCCACAGTCGCCGCCGGCCAGCAGGGCGACCCCATCACCTTGCGTCTGGTTTTTCAAGATACAGCCAACCTCTCCCTGGATAGAGTCATTGTGCTCGAATACCCAATCCCCTTTACCACCACCCCCAGCTACGCCTATCCCTCCTTTCGGCTAAAAGTCATTGACGGGGCCGGCAACGTATCGGGTGACCTGCTGGTTCTGTCCCATTCACCCGTCTATTTACCCCTGATGATAAAGTCAACCCCCGTCAGACTTCCTGTGACTCCTTAAAATCATTCCAGCGGCTTACCTTTCCCTTTTTTGACAATCAATTACTATCCACTATAATAAACATCTGTTTTCTATACTAAACTAACAATGACGACCTACGCCCAACACGTCCCCGCCGCCGAGCGGACCTTACGCTTGTTAGAAACATTGGCCGCCGCGCCCGAAGGCTTTTTGGCCGGTGAACTGATTGAGAGCCTGCAAA from Anaerolineae bacterium includes the following:
- a CDS encoding esterase; translation: MPTSSKIIIETITSNVLRHNPLGDPSLRRVPVYLPPGYDDGNARYPVVYLLAGFTGRGTVMLNDSAFDETIQERMDRLIATGEVWPMILVMPDCFTRYGGSQYLNSPATGRYEDHLINELLPYIDQHYRTQAEPGYRAIAGKSSGGYGALIQAMRHPDSFSALACHSGDMYFEYCYKPDFPKSLNAFARHNIDSAAALRNFLAGFQPKMYPKPADFFDIIQIAAMSACYSPNPDSPCGFDLPFEFYTGQLRPEVWQRWLAHDPLSMLAQKIYIDALRQMKLIYLDCGNHDEYALHYGARLFSQRLTALNLPHTYQEFDGGHRHIQFRYDESLKAISQAFARQPSLPLP
- a CDS encoding SpoIID/LytB domain-containing protein; amino-acid sequence: MPFSKLRSLAGILLALTLIFSIAQPAAAQEPLFSLRLLAWSTDGSFLIGATPGQVVILPDTSTQQLQTLWLLPTNGQKPQPLAVGFAPALSPNRRFVTFTRLDAQNQPALWGVNLTTGALQKLNPDSLSAAAAPASDPAGQISISRDGQKQAIVVGELAQAELWLGETGGPAQLRLKGENEIFSDIAWRPDGQALALIRTPLGSETDSAGELWRLDLPDNTLTRLSQNNVTDRSPLWSADGSSLAIIRNEQVVVVPAAELMVEEFTLVEQLPPIPLPLGVTAQLTPPAAIRVIHRAENTCRSAVPVGQIDTIPFEEYVQRVVPHEVPSYWPAETLKAQAVAVRTYAWAKYLQDPAAAYHVTDWVNHQYMCDTTSPATNQAVNDTAGEYLAYYGSMITAMYSAENSSPTKSSLYVNYLQAIDDPVSFGKTRYGHGYGMGQWGAQRWAAQHNWSYQAILRHYYSNITLEKGNIGFAAPPNVAIVAPWSNHYLTGNNLRLLANTSDGDNSITQTNLYLSTPTGTNLLVSEPGPAQSVGYVLDVSTWAEQTLLSQTLVLTAAAVDATGRRAVSPEVVIGLDRVTPTGLLTTSATLTGTTIITDSPVLSLTLTANDDTAGVSAISMGRSDWVWEGENLTREEVGGWPVGRVISDSLALNGLAMQATVSDNPPGTWFSSEITLPAPKQYRAYFNLKVGDHTTPAEVARLEIINNETNNLIGLHRLRGTDFRASNAYQEFHVDFDYPTVAAGQQGDPITLRLVFQDTANLSLDRVIVLEYPIPFTTTPSYAYPSFRLKVIDGAGNVSGDLLVLSHSPVYLPLMIKSTPVRLPVTP